The DNA region CCCGACCGTTTTCGACGGTCTTGGCCAAGTGGGGAGCAGTTGCTTTCCACTTGGCCCGGCGGGCACGGGTATTAGAACGGGACATCTTCCGCTTGGGAACAGCCACGGCTAACTCTTTTCTCTCTTCGCAACGCCCGGCAGAGCCAAACGCTGCAGTCTGTCGTTCTTAGGTCTCTTGCTGATCTTGGTCTTGTGTCAGTCCGCTCAATGCGGCCCAACGCGGGTCCAAAACCTCGTGGTGGTGGCCAGGCTCATCCAAAAGCCGCACTCCACATTCGGAGCACAAACCTTCGCAATTTTCCTGGCATACCGGCTGGAACGGCAATGCAGTTACTATCGCGTCCCGCAGCACCGGTTCGAGATCGAGATGATCGTGCTCGATAAGGCGCTGTTCGTCGTCGTCCTCAACGTCATCTTTGGAGCCCCGTTCCACAACGGGCTCTTCAAAAAAGAACATCTCTTGGATCTCCACATCGAGGCCGTACGCAAGGGGATCCAGGCATCGGCTGCATTCGCCCACAAGCTGGACGCGGGCAGTTCCCGATACAAAGATTCCTTCGTGTACGGCCTCCAAGCTCAAATCCAGATCGATATCCGATCCGTCCTGAACCCCGATCATCGGCGTGCCAAGTTGCCCCGGCGACGCCACTACATTTTGCCAAGAGTGCATACTGCCTGGGTTGCGACCAAAATCCTTGATCGCAATAAGCAATGGTGAACCCGGATGAGTCCGGTGGTTCGTGTTAATGACAACTCCTGGTGAAAACATATGACCGACGTACCATCTTAGCCTGAAACACCGCTCCGCCTCAAACTGCGCCACGCCAACTCTTTTAGTTAGTTTCTTTACCTTCGTGGAATCGGCGCAAAACCGCGCGCGGCACGTAGTCTGAGACGTCGCCGCCAAGGCCCTCAACTTCTTTGATCATTGTCGAGGAAAGATGAAGATAACGCGCCTCAGCCGGCAAGAAAACCGTCTCTACGCCAGTGAGCTGCCGGTTCATCGTCGCCATTGGAACTTCATAGTCGAAGTCTGACGAGGAACGAATTCCTTTGACAATCGCACTCGCCCCCCGTTGCCGACAATATTCAGCTAGTAATCCAGCGCCCATTGGTTCAATCACAATTCCACGCAGCGAGGCAAGCGTCTCGCTCGCCATTTCCAGGCGTTCCTCAAGGCTAAAGCGGTACTTTTTGGCGTAATTGGTTGACACCGCAACGATCACTTCATCAAAAAGCCCCGCGGCGCGCGCGATCACCTCTAAGTGTCCATTGTGAATCGGGTCCAATGATCCTGGGCATACCGCTCGGCGCATAGGCCAAACTTATCGCATTTGCTCCGCCATTTCGCGTCGAAGACTCAGCATGAATACGAGCGTGTCTTAGGGTGGTCCTAT from Renibacterium salmoninarum ATCC 33209 includes:
- the rpmF gene encoding 50S ribosomal protein L32, which produces MAVPKRKMSRSNTRARRAKWKATAPHLAKTVENGRVTYSLPHQAKVVTDSAGTALFLEYKGRKVADV
- a CDS encoding YceD family protein; the encoded protein is MFSPGVVINTNHRTHPGSPLLIAIKDFGRNPGSMHSWQNVVASPGQLGTPMIGVQDGSDIDLDLSLEAVHEGIFVSGTARVQLVGECSRCLDPLAYGLDVEIQEMFFFEEPVVERGSKDDVEDDDEQRLIEHDHLDLEPVLRDAIVTALPFQPVCQENCEGLCSECGVRLLDEPGHHHEVLDPRWAALSGLTQDQDQQET
- the coaD gene encoding pantetheine-phosphate adenylyltransferase is translated as MRRAVCPGSLDPIHNGHLEVIARAAGLFDEVIVAVSTNYAKKYRFSLEERLEMASETLASLRGIVIEPMGAGLLAEYCRQRGASAIVKGIRSSSDFDYEVPMATMNRQLTGVETVFLPAEARYLHLSSTMIKEVEGLGGDVSDYVPRAVLRRFHEGKETN